The Cyprinus carpio isolate SPL01 chromosome B22, ASM1834038v1, whole genome shotgun sequence genome contains the following window.
CAAAAGCAAAGGTAGGAAAAGCAGTGTGAGTCGATCCCTACCTTTTTCCTTGAGCATCTTAGAACAGAAGTGGAAAAGTGCAGATGAGCCTGATGTTGAGCCGACACAGCCAACATTCAGACCTAAACAAAAACCTGGCCCACGGCTGGTCTCCACTGCATCATGCAGTCCTCTGCAGTATTTTGAGTTGTTCTTTTCAAAAACAGTCCTGCGGACAATTTTAGCAAACTCAAATGCATACGGGGCCATGCGCCAGGAAGGCACGAAGAAGCCATGGGAGGACATTTCAATTAAAGATCTGAAGTCGTTCATAGCACTGGTGATTTACATGGGTTTGCTGAAATGCTTCAAACTGACAGATTATTGGAGGAAGTCTCAGATATATAATCTTCCCTATCCGTCTCAAATCATGTCTGGCAGAAAGTTTATGACCATCAGTAAAGCTCTTCATCTTAGTGATCCCAAAGTGGATGCAGAGAATGACAAGAAGAGGGGAACACCTGAATACGACCGCCTGTGTAAGATCAAACCGCTGTACCAGGACATGAGGGACGCCTGCAGAGCCTCTTTCCATCCCTCTCAGAACATCTCCATTGATGAACGAATGGTGGCATCGAAGGCTAGAAATGGACTCAAACAGTACATGAAGAACAAACCTACAAAATGGGGGTACAAACTTTTTGTACTGGCAGATTCCCGCTGTGGCTACACATGGGACTTCTTCATTTATGAAGGAAAGATCAATTCAGAGGAGAGCAAAGGCATTAGTTATGATTCTGTCATGATTCTGGCAAATGAGAAGTTGTTGGGAAGCGGCTACAAGCTGTTTGTTGACAACTTTTACACCAGTCCCAAGCTCTTCAGAGACCTGCTGCATAAAAAGATCTGGGCTTGTGGCACCGTTCGCGCAAACCGCATTGGCCACTTAAAGACACAGGCTCCTCGTGGCAATATTCGCTGGTTTAGGGAAGACGATCTGCTGTTTGTTGAGTGGAAGGACAGGAGAGACGTGCTGATGTGCTCCACCTTTCATAAAGCCTTTAATGGGGACTCCATTAAGAGGAATGTGAAAGGAGCCGATGGAGTTTGGGCCATTCAGGATTTCCCCGTTCCAGCCGCAGTGCTGGATTACAACAAGTTAGTAGATTTAATTCAGTGGTAtgaagttatatattttatattatgcatctTATAATGAATGTTTCATTCATTCCAGGCACATGGGAGGAGTGGATCTGTCTGACGCACTCATTTCATTTTACACAGTTTTACATAAAACAAGAAGGTGGTATCGGTCCTTTTTTTACCACTTTGTGGACATCGCTGTAGTCAATGCCTTCATTTTGCACCAGCAGATGGCCAAGATGAATAACCAGAAGCCTCTGACTCAGAAAGCCTTTCGGGAGGCACTTGTTGCAGAGCTTGGAGGAACAGGACCTGCATCCGCCCCCGCACAAATACGCCCCACTCTTTCCCCTTACTCCCATTTGCCCAAGTACATCAGTGGGGATAGCAGCATTGGAAGGCgaaaatgcaaaatgtgcagcTACAAAACTCCAGTCATGTGTGTGACTTGTGATGTGCCGCTGTGCTTCGTTCCCAAGCGTGACTGTTTCACCAGCTGGCATTACCCAGATGACAGCAGTGAGAACGAGGCAGAGTGAAGGCCTAAGTCCTGGGATTTTGAGTCTAGTGTGCACTAGGATCACTATCCGAAACGCATAGATGAGAGCAAAATCAAACACCTGAAAAACAATACTCAGAACTGGAGAATGAATGTAGCATAGTAATGTACGGTGGCCCAGTggtgcacaacacaacaaaattaaaaacgcAAACaaaagctcacaacacaacgaagtttaaaaagcaaacataagctcacaacgaaataaaaagcaaacataagctcacaacacaacaatgttaaaaaagcaaacattcacacaacaaaatttaaaaatcaaacataagCTCACAACTCAAcgaaattaaaaaagcaaacataagctcaaaccacaaagaaataaaaaaaacaaaaaaaaatgagctcACAACACAACGGCATTAAAAAAGCAGACATATGCTCACaacacagcaaaattaaaaaagcaaacataagctcACAATACAacgaaataaaaaacaaaaacaaacaagctcacaacacaacaaaattaagccacaacacaacggaaatgcTCCGGACCACTAGGGGGCAGTTGGTTCGCAGAAACGGGCAACTGTGCACAAGAGCAGAGCTAAACTGTTCTAATCgaaaataatattgatttattttctgctCAGTTCATGAATCGATACATTAAGATTACCAGGATATCAAAACATagacgtagtgtctgtgacgtcacccataggtttctgaagagcgtttttgaagctcaaagtgggcggagccggccgtcgccatcttggcagcgtgtcaccgCACATCaatcccagataatcgaaaatgggcaaagaggcgggagctggttgctgaagccacacccacctagctcaatggtggtgacagcagcggcaatccacctgtcactcaagtgccCACGCCCTGAATTGGATTGAGCGTGCAGTGGCACAGATTTAAACAGATATGGATTGAGCATGTGCAGTGCCAAAACAGAACCAGgctgaaacatattttttttcttgtaaaaattgGGCAAACATGGGGAATGGGACTGACCCCTTTTGGAGCTCAAGTCGATGAATTTTTTAGTCACTTCTGTGTTGGTTTCAGAGAGAGACCGGATGGCAAAAACTATACCAATCCTTAGCTCCTGTACTCCGTACTCGTTAAATGCCATGTCCAAACCTGAACCACACAGCATGTGACAAGTGCCgtattcagacaaagaaacactgacaacagaacaacagagagcataaatgcagttattagaTATTAAGGATGTCTACAAATTATATGTAtgcaattaatataatgttaaacatttattaactTGTATATCTTGAGCGTCAGATACGCGAGCTTGTCAAACAGATTGGATTGAGCGTGCAGTGGCACAGATACGCGAGCTTGT
Protein-coding sequences here:
- the LOC109062238 gene encoding piggyBac transposable element-derived protein 4-like isoform X1 → MDACNKEMVDSVMDSSEECVNSDEEQDKTKEWDDLSDKESVASSDSPVEEVSIDDLETLLDEFTDGSDNDDWYPEVTPQKRKRPGLSSVSPSPAKSRRSGSPASVQSGKSKGRKSSVSRSLPFSLSILEQKWKSADEPDVEPTQPTFRPKQKPGPRLVSTASCSPLQYFELFFSKTVLRTILANSNAYGAMRQEGTKKPWEDISIKDLKSFIALVIYMGLLKCFKLTDYWRKSQIYNLPYPSQIMSGRKFMTISKALHLSDPKVDAENDKKRGTPEYDRLCKIKPLYQDMRDACRASFHPSQNISIDERMVASKARNGLKQYMKNKPTKWGYKLFVLADSRCGYTWDFFIYEGKINSEESKGISYDSVMILANEKLLGSGYKLFVDNFYTSPKLFRDLLHKKIWACGTVRANRIGHLKTQAPRGNIRWFREDDLLFVEWKDRRDVLMCSTFHKAFNGDSIKRNVKGADGVWAIQDFPVPAAVLDYNKHMGGVDLSDALISFYTVLHKTRRWYRSFFYHFVDIAVVNAFILHQQMAKMNNQKPLTQKAFREALVAELGGTGPASAPAQIRPTLSPYSHLPKYISGDSSIGRRKCKMCSYKTPVMCVTCDVPLCFVPKRDCFTSWHYPDDSSENEAE
- the LOC109062238 gene encoding piggyBac transposable element-derived protein 4-like isoform X2 yields the protein MDKTLKDNTEEYVNGNTVEQDENDEVIDLEESSDESAASSVDSTEEQMFLDGLDPFLDRLSDTSDDDWYPEVTPQKKKRSGLSSVSPSPAKSCRSGSPASVQSGKRKGRKSSASRSLPFSSSEQKWKSADEPDVEPTQPIFRPKNKPGPQLISTASCSPLQYFELFFSKSVLQTVVENTNAYGAMRREGTKRQWENISIKDLKSFIALVIYMGVLKCFKLTDYWKKSDLYSLPYPARIMSGRKFSSICVGLHFSDPKVDAENDKKRGTPEYDRLCKIKPLYQDMRDACRASFHPSQNISIDERMVASKARNGLKQYMKNKPTKWGYKLFVLADSRCGYTWDFFIYEGKINSEESKGISYDSVMILANEKLLGSGYKLFVDNFYTSPKLFRDLLHKKIWACGTVRANRIGHLKTQAPRGNIRWFREDDLLFVEWKDRRDVLMCSTFHKAFNGDSIKRNVKGADGVWAIQDFPVPAAVLDYNKHMGGVDLSDALISFYTVLHKTRRWYRSFFYHFVDIAVVNAFILHQQMAKMNNQKPLTQKAFREALVAELGGTGPASAPAQIRPTLSPYSHLPKYISGDSSIGRRKCKMCSYKTPVMCVTCDVPLCFVPKRDCFTSWHYPDDSSENEAE